The following proteins are encoded in a genomic region of Candidatus Zymogenaceae bacterium:
- a CDS encoding reverse transcriptase-like protein, with amino-acid sequence MGDRDIHREAVALLKRLAKDDAARIISEFLGNTECERTSELLGRAAESLEASFPTSDAVRTTPGKAAFSAYVDGASSGNPGPSGIGGVLYDENGDELERFSEHIGAATNNVAEYRALIHALGRLRNLGAEHVRVFTDSQLLQRQTTGDWKIKDEKLRELNRTLRDIIDRFSSFEITHIGREKNRLADRLAKRAAER; translated from the coding sequence ATGGGCGACCGCGATATACATCGGGAAGCCGTAGCGCTTCTGAAGCGTCTCGCCAAAGACGACGCCGCCCGAATTATTTCGGAGTTTCTGGGAAACACCGAGTGTGAGCGCACGTCCGAGTTGCTCGGACGGGCGGCGGAGAGCCTCGAGGCATCGTTCCCCACGAGTGATGCCGTGAGAACGACACCCGGAAAAGCCGCGTTTTCCGCCTATGTCGACGGAGCGTCCAGCGGCAATCCGGGCCCGTCGGGCATCGGTGGGGTGCTGTATGATGAGAACGGCGATGAACTGGAGCGGTTTTCCGAGCATATCGGCGCCGCTACAAACAACGTCGCCGAATACCGCGCCCTCATCCATGCCCTGGGTCGTCTGAGGAACCTGGGAGCCGAACATGTCCGGGTATTCACCGACTCCCAGCTTCTCCAGCGCCAGACGACCGGCGATTGGAAGATCAAGGATGAAAAGCTGAGAGAGCTCAACCGTACGCTTCGGGACATCATCGATCGCTTTTCGTCGTTTGAAATCACCCACATCGGCAGGGAAAAGAACCGCTTGGCCGATCGCCTGGCAAAGCGGGCCGCCGAGAGGTAG
- a CDS encoding Nif3-like dinuclear metal center hexameric protein, with protein MEPTVQDIITIVESIAPLFTAESWDNSGFQLGERSAQVKKVALSLDATPTVIRSAVSQGADLLITHHPLIFPHITHIDRGSAFGAAVAWAFTHDLSIYSSHTPLDHSPQGTNLALSQTLRLLDPAPLPRRLDAEAADGIVFTGTLKRPMPLASFAQYVRDTLGATSVRYTGDGASQVYVIAVCGGSGGDCIDRARERGADVFVTGEVRHHQALAALDTNIHIVEAGHYHTEWCTVPLLEKIIREGAERNDFTIDVEIVSAPSPFVSI; from the coding sequence ATGGAACCGACTGTACAGGACATTATAACGATCGTAGAAAGCATCGCGCCTCTTTTCACCGCGGAATCCTGGGACAACTCCGGATTCCAACTGGGAGAGAGAAGCGCACAGGTGAAAAAAGTCGCACTGTCACTCGACGCCACCCCGACCGTCATCCGCAGTGCCGTATCACAGGGCGCCGATCTTTTGATAACGCATCACCCCTTGATCTTTCCCCACATCACGCATATCGATCGCGGCAGTGCTTTCGGCGCCGCCGTCGCCTGGGCCTTTACACACGATCTTTCCATTTACTCCTCCCACACCCCGCTGGATCACTCCCCCCAGGGCACGAACCTCGCCCTTTCGCAAACGCTGAGGCTTCTCGACCCGGCGCCGCTGCCCCGGCGATTGGACGCGGAGGCGGCCGACGGCATCGTCTTTACCGGAACGCTGAAACGCCCTATGCCCCTGGCGTCGTTCGCACAATACGTCAGGGACACCCTCGGGGCGACGAGCGTGCGCTATACGGGCGACGGAGCGAGCCAGGTGTACGTCATCGCCGTTTGCGGCGGGAGCGGCGGTGATTGTATCGACCGGGCGAGAGAGCGCGGGGCCGATGTGTTTGTCACTGGAGAAGTCAGACATCACCAGGCGTTGGCGGCCCTGGATACGAATATACACATTGTTGAGGCGGGGCACTACCACACCGAATGGTGCACGGTGCCCCTTTTGGAGAAAATCATCAGGGAGGGAGCGGAGCGAAACGATTTTACAATCGATGTAGAAATCGTTTCAGCACCCTCCCCCTTTGTCTCGATATAG
- the rpoD gene encoding RNA polymerase sigma factor RpoD → MAKTSGIDEVKQLIDLGKEKGYLTYDEVNDVLPADLYPDQLDDIMNMFGEMDIDIVDSSKKAKVVKPKGSDSSSDDDDDDDSDQEDVEYLPGQIGKTNDPVRMYLREMGSIALLTREGEVEIAKRIEGGGLIARDEILKTPLAIKEILLLGERLGKDKIKIKDVVKDLNDEYTLNKQDEKEFKDNFISSIEKIKKIDDRIKKYKKSLSGTEDREKIKKNIEQSQTQLFNQINKLELEKKQVNRFANRLKTAKDRLNAADRELQVIEDQYGISITELKRRIRNSTKDKKERTKLARSLKMRSSDVDELDKTIQNIQRKIRRIEQDTDMTAHQIRQTVKKIEEGEHLEQVAKNELVKANLRLVVSIAKKYTNRGLQFLDLIQEGNVGLMKAVDKFEYQRGYKFSTYATWWIRQAITRAIADQARTIRIPVHMIETINKLIRTSRYLVQEMGREPTPEEIAEKMELPLEKVRKVLKIAKEPISLETPIGEEEDSHLGDFIEDKKILSPSEAIININLSEQTRKVLATLTPREEKVLRKRFGIGEKSDHTLEEVGQDFDVTRERIRQIEAKALRKLRHPSRSKKLKSFIEG, encoded by the coding sequence ATGGCAAAGACTTCCGGAATTGATGAGGTCAAGCAGCTCATCGATTTGGGGAAAGAAAAGGGATATCTCACCTACGACGAGGTCAACGACGTGCTTCCCGCGGACCTCTATCCCGACCAGCTGGACGACATCATGAACATGTTCGGCGAGATGGATATCGACATCGTCGATTCGTCCAAAAAGGCCAAGGTCGTCAAGCCCAAGGGGAGCGATTCGTCCTCGGACGATGACGACGATGACGATTCCGACCAGGAGGATGTGGAATACCTTCCCGGCCAAATCGGCAAGACCAATGATCCGGTCAGGATGTACCTTCGGGAAATGGGCTCCATCGCCCTGCTCACCCGGGAGGGAGAGGTTGAGATCGCCAAGCGCATCGAGGGGGGGGGACTCATCGCCCGGGACGAAATCCTGAAAACACCGCTGGCCATAAAGGAAATCCTCCTTTTGGGAGAACGGCTCGGAAAAGACAAGATCAAGATCAAGGACGTGGTGAAGGATCTCAACGACGAGTACACCCTCAACAAGCAGGACGAGAAGGAGTTCAAGGATAACTTCATCTCATCCATTGAGAAGATCAAAAAGATCGACGATCGCATTAAGAAATATAAAAAGAGCCTCTCTGGGACCGAAGACAGGGAAAAGATCAAAAAGAACATCGAACAGTCCCAGACGCAGCTCTTCAATCAGATCAATAAGCTTGAGCTGGAGAAAAAACAGGTCAACCGATTTGCAAACAGGCTTAAAACCGCCAAGGACCGCCTGAACGCCGCCGATCGGGAATTACAGGTCATAGAGGATCAATACGGAATCTCGATTACCGAGCTGAAGCGAAGGATCAGAAATTCCACCAAGGATAAAAAGGAACGGACGAAGCTCGCACGTTCTTTGAAGATGAGATCCTCCGACGTGGATGAACTGGATAAAACGATCCAGAACATCCAGCGAAAAATCCGACGCATTGAACAGGATACCGATATGACGGCCCACCAGATCAGGCAGACCGTCAAAAAAATCGAAGAGGGCGAGCATCTCGAACAGGTGGCGAAAAACGAGCTGGTCAAGGCGAACCTGCGACTGGTCGTCAGCATCGCCAAAAAATATACCAATCGGGGTCTTCAGTTTCTGGACCTGATCCAGGAGGGGAATGTGGGCCTGATGAAGGCGGTGGACAAGTTCGAATACCAGCGGGGATACAAGTTCTCCACCTACGCCACCTGGTGGATTCGCCAGGCCATCACCCGGGCCATCGCGGACCAGGCCCGCACCATCCGCATCCCGGTACACATGATCGAGACCATCAACAAGCTGATCCGCACCTCCCGCTACCTCGTCCAGGAGATGGGAAGAGAGCCCACGCCGGAGGAAATCGCCGAGAAGATGGAGCTTCCCCTGGAAAAGGTGCGCAAGGTCCTGAAGATAGCCAAAGAGCCGATTTCGCTGGAGACGCCCATTGGGGAGGAGGAGGACAGCCACCTGGGCGACTTCATCGAGGACAAGAAGATTCTCTCTCCCAGCGAGGCGATCATCAACATCAACCTGTCCGAACAGACCAGAAAAGTGTTGGCCACCCTTACTCCCCGGGAGGAAAAAGTGCTCAGAAAGCGCTTCGGCATCGGCGAGAAATCGGATCATACCCTCGAGGAGGTGGGACAGGATTTCGACGTCACCCGGGAGCGCATCAGGCAGATCGAGGCCAAGGCCCTTAGAAAGCTCAGGCACCCCTCGCGGAGCAAAAAGCTCAAAAGCTTCATCGAGGGATGA
- a CDS encoding DNA primase, with protein MAGIIPDRTIETIKERADILEVISRYVPMKKAGVNYVGLCPFHREKTPSFTVYRDKGFYKCFGCGKAGDVIGFLMDLEGMSFVEAVTDLAARYGIPVETESSGSAKKDKKFTRLLEINRDAQAFFYEQLKGDRGRRAVDYLKSRDIEGKTAALFSLGYAPGGWENLVEYFKKRGVDARLLIDAGLAIQGDRGPYDRFRDRIIFPIKNRRGETVGFGGRVIDTGEPKYMNSPETPVYHKGKILYGLDVTGSAIRREGQRRQRQGWAVIVEGYMDLIALYQGGVENVAATLGTALTSDHLGELKRYTKDVTLVFDADEAGARAAERTLPLFGEGSIYATVAVLPDGEDPDSLIRKGGRETFMKLVDEAPELFTFCLDRVFARHDIDTVRGQSAVLEEAVPIIAVKHQKHERDYYINRVADRLGVRPESVLTRLTQMRHARPGQQRQHEARSEADAEGKPDSLTPSRIERDIFKVAVNYPHLIDRAGLTHEHLELLETEAIKSVLFRLLDDEKTGNAINVSSLIPGDTPPEHTEILVNIAAIDREKNEIPDEETALSMLLGCVRTLDRQKKRRDIRRIDVQLKEETDEKRQQELLERKNKIIRQT; from the coding sequence GTGGCGGGAATCATACCGGATCGCACCATCGAGACGATCAAGGAGCGGGCCGACATTCTTGAGGTGATCTCCCGGTATGTTCCCATGAAAAAAGCGGGGGTCAATTACGTCGGCCTGTGCCCCTTTCACCGGGAAAAAACCCCCTCCTTCACCGTATATCGGGACAAGGGATTCTATAAGTGTTTCGGCTGCGGCAAGGCGGGAGACGTCATCGGATTTTTGATGGATCTCGAGGGGATGAGCTTCGTGGAGGCGGTGACCGACCTGGCCGCACGATACGGGATCCCGGTGGAGACGGAATCGTCCGGCTCCGCAAAAAAAGATAAAAAGTTCACCCGCCTCCTTGAGATAAACCGAGACGCCCAGGCGTTTTTCTATGAACAGCTCAAGGGGGACAGGGGACGGCGGGCGGTGGACTATCTCAAGTCCCGGGACATCGAGGGAAAGACTGCGGCGCTGTTTTCCCTCGGATACGCCCCCGGCGGCTGGGAAAACCTGGTGGAATATTTCAAGAAGCGGGGGGTTGACGCCCGGCTTCTGATCGACGCGGGCCTCGCCATACAGGGGGATCGGGGACCCTACGACAGGTTCCGGGATCGGATCATCTTCCCGATCAAAAACCGTCGGGGGGAAACGGTCGGATTCGGCGGGCGGGTCATCGACACCGGCGAGCCGAAATATATGAACAGCCCCGAAACCCCGGTGTATCACAAGGGGAAAATCCTGTATGGCTTGGATGTGACTGGCTCCGCTATTCGGAGGGAGGGACAGAGAAGACAGAGACAGGGATGGGCTGTGATCGTTGAGGGCTACATGGACCTGATCGCCCTCTACCAGGGGGGCGTAGAGAACGTCGCGGCGACCCTGGGCACGGCGCTGACATCGGACCACCTGGGGGAGCTGAAGCGATACACGAAGGACGTGACACTGGTGTTCGACGCCGACGAGGCGGGGGCCCGGGCCGCGGAGCGCACACTCCCCCTCTTCGGGGAGGGCTCAATATACGCCACGGTTGCGGTACTCCCGGACGGCGAAGACCCGGACAGCCTCATCAGAAAGGGCGGCCGGGAGACCTTCATGAAACTGGTCGACGAGGCACCGGAACTATTTACTTTCTGCCTCGATCGTGTGTTTGCTCGGCACGATATTGATACCGTCCGGGGACAATCGGCAGTGTTGGAAGAAGCGGTGCCGATCATCGCCGTCAAGCACCAAAAGCATGAGCGAGATTATTACATTAACCGCGTTGCGGATCGATTAGGCGTGAGGCCGGAATCGGTGCTGACACGGCTTACTCAGATGCGTCACGCGAGGCCCGGACAACAAAGACAACACGAAGCCCGGAGTGAAGCGGACGCCGAAGGAAAACCGGACTCCCTCACGCCGTCCCGCATCGAGCGGGATATATTCAAGGTGGCGGTCAACTACCCGCACCTCATCGATCGGGCCGGGCTGACACACGAACATCTGGAGCTTTTGGAGACGGAGGCGATCAAATCGGTGCTTTTTCGTCTCCTGGATGACGAGAAGACGGGCAACGCGATCAACGTGTCGTCCTTGATTCCGGGAGACACGCCCCCGGAACACACGGAAATCCTGGTGAATATCGCCGCCATAGATCGGGAAAAGAACGAAATCCCGGACGAGGAGACGGCGCTCTCGATGCTTCTGGGATGTGTTCGAACGCTGGATCGTCAGAAGAAAAGGCGGGACATCAGGCGGATCGACGTCCAATTGAAGGAAGAAACAGACGAGAAAAGACAGCAGGAACTGCTGGAACGGAAGAATAAAATTATTAGACAAACATAA
- a CDS encoding Smr/MutS family protein: MDERTKEVLEYPKIKMILSDFAATGPGTELCLNCEPLTDSIDLSRLLKTVSEFQELTSVEGNVPMGGVSDIGHLLDQLSVEGAYLSSHEILDVLSNLAAYRRISSFLKKLSENYPLAWSTAEPIVTTPDLEKRIEESIGNRGEILDTASNRLRETRKGIRQKRDKLQRILNALIGSASSTGVLQDDIITTRNGRFVIPVKAESKGKIPGIIHDRSQSGATFFVEPLDIMEDNNELSFLIKEEADEEIKVLKRLSGEIADFVYDIRENQRHAAIVDGMLARAEMGRALGGIAPEISDDGSVLFQSARHPLLAHSGREGIRHRFNSDTVVPIDISISGAIRTVILSGANTGGKTAALKTLGLLSLMFMTGIPIPVAEGSKAVVFQSIYADIGDEQDIEGKLSTFSAKLLRLNDILNRAGKGSLVLLDEIMSGTDPEQGGALALASLEYLSKKDATTLVTTHLNSVKAYALNREDAVNVSVVFDEITHSPLYRLHYGSPAGSNAILVAQGLGMPTDVINTALGLLTEEGKRLGDLIADIEQERLQVLKERETLSAIKHQLETLEKKSRELFEVLDRSRTDILDSFSEKLSQTVHGYEERFRELFSKMDSAAVKKGEVHNEFYHTKRELLESVPRTETPRSDDLNITQGDDVTLRGLSTVGKVLSITDDRAEVDMDGRKVIVDVHQLVRSLKTPRRRGAAHYDVTSDPVTEVNIIGMRVEEAIPVVDKAIDNALLSGMNQIDIIHGIGTGRLKKAIREHVKEHMHVSDVRHVEANAGVTTVELR; this comes from the coding sequence ATGGACGAACGCACAAAAGAGGTACTCGAATACCCGAAAATAAAGATGATCCTTTCGGATTTCGCCGCCACCGGTCCGGGTACGGAGCTGTGTCTCAATTGTGAGCCCCTCACGGATTCGATCGACCTCTCCAGGCTCCTGAAAACGGTTTCGGAGTTTCAGGAGCTGACATCGGTCGAGGGAAATGTTCCAATGGGCGGCGTCAGCGATATCGGGCATCTTCTCGATCAGCTCTCGGTGGAGGGGGCGTATCTGTCGTCCCATGAAATCCTGGATGTCCTCTCCAACCTGGCGGCCTACCGGCGGATATCGTCCTTTCTGAAGAAGCTCTCCGAAAACTACCCCCTGGCCTGGAGCACTGCGGAGCCGATCGTGACAACCCCCGATCTCGAAAAAAGAATCGAGGAGTCCATCGGAAACCGGGGGGAAATCCTCGATACCGCAAGCAACCGTCTCAGGGAGACACGAAAGGGGATTCGTCAAAAACGGGACAAGCTCCAGAGAATTTTGAACGCCCTCATCGGCTCCGCATCGTCCACAGGCGTCCTCCAGGACGACATTATCACCACCAGGAACGGTCGCTTCGTTATCCCCGTCAAGGCGGAGTCCAAGGGGAAAATTCCCGGCATCATACACGATAGGTCCCAGAGCGGCGCGACTTTCTTCGTCGAACCGCTGGACATCATGGAGGACAACAACGAGCTGTCGTTTCTCATCAAGGAAGAGGCCGACGAAGAGATCAAGGTGCTCAAGCGCCTTTCCGGTGAAATCGCGGATTTTGTATACGACATCAGGGAAAACCAGCGGCACGCGGCGATCGTCGACGGCATGCTGGCCCGGGCGGAAATGGGGCGGGCCCTCGGGGGGATCGCCCCGGAAATATCGGACGACGGCAGCGTTCTTTTTCAGTCGGCCAGGCATCCGCTTCTGGCCCACAGCGGCCGGGAGGGGATACGGCATCGATTCAACAGCGACACCGTGGTCCCCATCGATATATCCATCAGTGGTGCCATCCGCACCGTCATCCTCTCCGGCGCAAACACCGGCGGCAAGACCGCGGCACTGAAAACCCTGGGGCTTCTTTCCCTGATGTTCATGACCGGCATCCCCATTCCGGTGGCGGAGGGAAGTAAGGCCGTCGTGTTTCAATCCATATACGCGGATATCGGCGACGAGCAGGACATCGAGGGGAAGCTCTCCACCTTTTCCGCCAAGCTCCTCAGGCTCAACGACATCCTCAACCGGGCGGGAAAGGGCTCTCTTGTGCTTCTCGACGAGATCATGTCGGGGACCGATCCGGAGCAGGGAGGCGCCCTGGCCCTGGCGTCCCTGGAATATTTAAGTAAAAAAGATGCAACGACTCTCGTTACAACGCATCTAAACTCAGTGAAGGCGTATGCCCTGAATCGGGAGGATGCCGTCAACGTGTCGGTTGTGTTTGACGAAATCACCCACAGTCCCCTGTATCGGCTCCACTACGGCTCGCCCGCCGGGAGTAACGCCATCCTGGTGGCCCAGGGTCTGGGCATGCCCACAGACGTGATCAACACAGCCCTGGGGCTTTTGACGGAAGAAGGCAAGCGCCTGGGCGATCTGATCGCTGATATCGAGCAGGAGCGCCTGCAGGTCCTGAAGGAACGGGAGACGCTGAGCGCCATCAAACATCAACTGGAAACGCTGGAGAAAAAATCCCGGGAGCTCTTCGAGGTCCTCGACCGCTCACGAACCGACATTCTCGACTCATTTTCCGAGAAACTTTCTCAAACCGTACACGGGTACGAGGAGCGATTCAGGGAGCTTTTCAGTAAAATGGACTCGGCCGCGGTCAAAAAGGGCGAGGTCCATAACGAGTTTTATCATACGAAGCGGGAACTTCTCGAGTCGGTACCGCGGACGGAAACACCGCGATCCGACGATTTAAACATCACACAGGGGGACGATGTCACCCTCAGGGGACTCTCCACCGTCGGAAAAGTCTTGAGCATCACGGACGACAGGGCCGAGGTGGATATGGACGGAAGGAAGGTCATCGTCGACGTTCATCAGCTGGTCAGATCCCTGAAAACCCCCCGGCGCCGGGGCGCGGCCCATTACGACGTGACGTCCGATCCGGTGACGGAGGTGAATATCATCGGCATGCGCGTGGAGGAGGCCATCCCGGTGGTGGATAAGGCCATCGACAACGCGCTGCTCTCCGGCATGAACCAGATAGACATCATACACGGCATCGGCACCGGCCGACTCAAAAAAGCCATCAGGGAACATGTGAAGGAACACATGCACGTCAGCGACGTCAGGCATGTGGAGGCAAACGCCGGGGTGACCACCGTGGAGCTTCGGTGA
- a CDS encoding GatB/YqeY domain-containing protein gives MSLKEQLDTDLKEAQKSRDSIRMNTIRMLKTVIKNREVEKKGELTDQELLQAVNSQVKARKEAIEEYKKAGRDELADKEQTELKILEAYLPDQLTPEELDTLVDNAVSETGAAGPKDMGAVMKALMPHVTGRADGKTVSQKVKEKLAGL, from the coding sequence ATGTCCCTCAAAGAACAGCTTGATACAGATCTCAAGGAAGCCCAAAAAAGCCGCGACTCAATTCGAATGAACACCATACGCATGCTCAAGACGGTCATAAAGAACCGTGAGGTGGAGAAAAAAGGGGAGTTGACCGATCAGGAGCTTCTCCAGGCGGTCAATTCACAGGTTAAGGCCCGAAAGGAGGCCATTGAGGAATACAAGAAGGCCGGTCGAGACGAACTTGCCGACAAAGAGCAAACGGAGCTGAAAATTCTGGAGGCATATCTCCCCGATCAGCTTACTCCCGAAGAGCTGGATACGCTTGTCGACAACGCCGTCAGTGAAACCGGCGCCGCGGGCCCCAAAGACATGGGGGCGGTCATGAAGGCCCTGATGCCCCACGTCACCGGCCGGGCCGACGGGAAAACCGTCAGCCAGAAGGTCAAGGAAAAGCTGGCCGGCCTGTAG
- the pfkB gene encoding 1-phosphofructokinase, translating into MIYTVTLNPALDRALEVDELVPDDANRIRHEHSYAGGKGIDASRVVKVLGGESVALGFMGGFHGMELEQRLLRQGVRCDFVETRGETRTNILIFEKNKKTHTSLNASGQRVNEVEIGELLDKIRQVEDPGYFIVSGSVPEGVPVDIYAQIVAIARERGSLVALDADGEVMRRGVDAHPDFIKPNMHELGRLVDRRLSSVEDALGAAQIVQGWGVKTILVSMGESGALLISDGVRLLGIPPRVEVDSTVGSGDSFLAGFVLAHSRGEAGESCLRLAVAAGAAAAMTPGTELARKEDVEAILPRVTIENVK; encoded by the coding sequence ATGATATATACCGTAACGCTGAACCCCGCCCTCGACCGGGCGCTTGAGGTGGACGAGCTGGTCCCGGACGACGCAAACCGCATCCGGCATGAGCACAGCTACGCCGGGGGCAAGGGGATCGATGCGTCGCGGGTCGTCAAGGTGCTGGGGGGAGAGAGCGTGGCCCTCGGTTTTATGGGGGGATTCCACGGCATGGAGCTGGAACAGCGGCTGTTGCGCCAGGGTGTGCGGTGCGATTTTGTGGAGACCAGGGGCGAAACCCGAACGAATATCCTGATATTCGAAAAAAACAAGAAGACCCACACGTCGCTGAACGCCTCGGGCCAGAGGGTCAACGAGGTGGAGATCGGGGAACTTCTGGACAAGATTCGACAGGTGGAGGACCCCGGTTATTTCATCGTGTCCGGGAGCGTGCCGGAGGGCGTGCCCGTTGATATATACGCACAAATCGTCGCCATCGCCCGGGAGCGGGGCTCCCTGGTGGCCCTGGATGCCGACGGCGAGGTGATGCGTCGGGGGGTCGACGCGCATCCCGACTTTATTAAGCCGAACATGCACGAACTGGGGCGCCTGGTGGATCGGCGGCTTTCGTCCGTCGAGGACGCCCTCGGAGCGGCACAGATCGTTCAGGGGTGGGGGGTCAAGACGATTCTCGTCTCCATGGGGGAGAGCGGGGCGCTTCTTATCTCGGACGGGGTGCGGCTTCTCGGGATTCCACCCCGGGTAGAGGTGGACAGTACCGTGGGGTCGGGCGATTCGTTCCTGGCGGGATTCGTCCTGGCCCATTCCCGGGGGGAGGCGGGTGAGTCGTGCCTTCGCCTTGCAGTGGCGGCGGGGGCGGCGGCGGCCATGACGCCGGGGACGGAGCTGGCTCGAAAAGAAGATGTGGAGGCCATTCTTCCCCGGGTGACCATCGAGAATGTGAAGTGA
- a CDS encoding 6-carboxytetrahydropterin synthase, with protein sequence MYEVSVKDHFSAAHQLTEVGGGCEKLHGHNFTVEVFVRSETLTDGGTVIDFRVLKTVLAEVLTILDHTFLNDLDAFQNIGPSSERLARFIHGELSTRLAGKGHPTPFRVDVWESENSRASYME encoded by the coding sequence ATGTATGAAGTATCCGTAAAAGATCATTTCTCTGCGGCCCACCAACTCACCGAGGTGGGAGGCGGCTGTGAAAAGCTTCACGGCCATAATTTCACCGTGGAGGTGTTTGTCCGATCCGAAACCCTCACCGATGGAGGGACGGTCATCGATTTTCGAGTCCTTAAAACGGTCCTCGCGGAGGTCCTGACTATCCTGGACCACACATTTCTCAACGACCTGGATGCCTTTCAGAACATCGGCCCCTCATCGGAGCGATTGGCCCGATTTATACACGGGGAGTTATCCACCCGCCTGGCCGGCAAGGGTCATCCCACACCCTTTCGGGTGGATGTGTGGGAATCGGAAAACTCCCGGGCGTCGTATATGGAATAG
- a CDS encoding GTP cyclohydrolase I FolE2, producing MKDVQNQQGPYHLDIDKVGVRDISYPIVVLDKARGTQHTVATCNMFVNLPRRFKGTHMSRFIEILNEYREKIDVRYVNEILHKMKERLSAQSAHIDITFPYFIEKMAPVSNELGLMEYTCSYHGYSGEDDEFIVGIRVPVTTLCPCSREIADVGAHNQRGYVHVRLLYEKFFWIEDIITLIEGSASAGVYSLLKRVDEKHLTELAYRNPMFVEDVVRKTADGLMELGLFRWFSVSAENIESIHNHSAYAYLEWGEPPEVCR from the coding sequence ATGAAGGATGTTCAGAATCAGCAGGGACCGTATCACCTCGACATCGACAAGGTGGGCGTTCGGGATATCAGCTATCCCATCGTGGTTCTGGACAAGGCCAGGGGCACCCAGCATACCGTCGCTACGTGCAATATGTTCGTGAATCTCCCCCGGCGTTTTAAGGGCACCCACATGAGCCGGTTCATCGAGATTCTGAACGAATATCGGGAGAAAATCGACGTCAGGTACGTCAATGAGATCCTTCATAAAATGAAGGAGCGCCTGAGCGCCCAGTCCGCCCATATTGATATCACGTTTCCCTATTTCATAGAAAAGATGGCGCCGGTCTCCAATGAGCTTGGGTTGATGGAATATACCTGCAGCTATCACGGATACAGCGGCGAGGATGACGAGTTCATCGTCGGCATTCGGGTCCCGGTGACGACATTGTGCCCCTGTTCCCGGGAAATCGCGGACGTCGGCGCCCACAACCAGCGGGGCTACGTCCACGTGCGCCTTTTGTACGAAAAGTTCTTCTGGATCGAGGACATCATAACACTGATCGAGGGATCGGCAAGCGCCGGGGTGTATTCCCTGCTCAAACGGGTGGACGAGAAGCACCTGACGGAGCTGGCCTACCGGAACCCGATGTTCGTGGAGGACGTGGTTCGAAAGACCGCCGACGGATTGATGGAGCTTGGGCTGTTTCGGTGGTTTTCGGTGTCGGCGGAGAATATCGAGAGTATTCACAACCACAGCGCCTATGCGTATCTGGAATGGGGAGAGCCACCCGAAGTGTGTAGATGA
- a CDS encoding L-2-amino-thiazoline-4-carboxylic acid hydrolase has product MLKEAIERFGFKRGRRIAENVKGLGLPLTFKNRRICSDLDSSKNLQPIPDIQDDDLVVKVSHCTFYNAEKTWGLGEYAHIYCKYVDYKILEGYSQDVKMELFQRQTTGEDFCLFRYRMKE; this is encoded by the coding sequence GTGCTGAAGGAGGCGATAGAACGCTTCGGCTTCAAGCGGGGGCGGCGCATCGCCGAAAATGTGAAAGGACTGGGACTTCCCCTGACGTTCAAGAACCGGCGGATTTGCTCCGACTTGGACTCCTCGAAAAACCTCCAGCCGATCCCGGACATCCAGGACGACGACCTGGTGGTAAAGGTGAGTCACTGCACCTTCTACAACGCGGAGAAAACCTGGGGTCTGGGGGAATACGCCCATATCTACTGCAAGTACGTCGATTACAAGATACTGGAGGGATACAGCCAGGACGTAAAGATGGAGCTTTTTCAGCGACAGACCACAGGAGAGGATTTCTGCCTCTTTCGCTATCGGATGAAGGAATAG